The Pirellulales bacterium genome contains a region encoding:
- the rsmH gene encoding 16S rRNA (cytosine(1402)-N(4))-methyltransferase RsmH, with amino-acid sequence MTRRGAPSTCSTGDASDPTSELHAFSVKNIDRRAFGRLLVRRGRPSFTLASDLPLRNRIATLGHVRHNPPPLFVRAGSGARSPASHHPVVGPVLVNAPRHVPVLLDEILAALDPQPGGVFVDGTLGGGGYTRAIAERVGNRGDVIALDRDPAAIAAAEINLKGLPVKLVQSNFCDLPEVLDQLEIATVDGVVLDLGLSSDQLADVERGFSFDATGPLDLRFDPMEGEPASRLVNRLKAEHLADLIFAYGEERYSRRIARAIVARREERPIETAQDLASIVRRAVPRTRDSERIDPATRTFQALRIAVNEELKSLEIALRRIPDRLRAGGKFVVVSFHSLEDRRVKEAFRNDPRLEIDSRRAAQATEEEIRRNPRSRSAKLRAARRR; translated from the coding sequence ATGACGCGCCGCGGTGCCCCTTCGACCTGTTCCACCGGTGATGCTAGCGATCCGACTAGCGAATTGCACGCTTTTTCGGTCAAAAATATTGACCGGCGGGCGTTCGGCAGACTACTTGTCCGCCGTGGTCGTCCCAGTTTCACACTTGCGAGCGATTTGCCCCTTCGCAATCGTATTGCCACGCTGGGCCATGTTCGGCACAATCCGCCACCCTTGTTTGTTCGTGCGGGGTCCGGCGCTCGTTCACCTGCGTCCCATCACCCGGTAGTCGGACCAGTGCTCGTGAATGCGCCCCGCCATGTGCCGGTCCTGCTCGACGAGATCCTCGCGGCGCTCGATCCGCAGCCCGGGGGCGTGTTTGTCGATGGCACCCTGGGGGGGGGCGGCTACACGCGCGCCATCGCCGAGCGCGTCGGCAACAGGGGAGACGTGATCGCGCTGGATCGAGATCCCGCGGCGATCGCCGCGGCCGAAATCAACCTGAAGGGGCTGCCCGTCAAGCTCGTACAAAGCAACTTTTGCGATCTGCCCGAGGTACTCGATCAACTCGAGATCGCGACGGTCGATGGAGTGGTGTTGGACTTGGGACTTTCGAGCGACCAACTGGCCGACGTCGAACGGGGCTTCAGCTTCGATGCCACCGGTCCGCTCGACCTGCGCTTCGACCCCATGGAGGGGGAACCCGCCTCCCGACTGGTGAATCGCCTGAAGGCGGAGCACCTGGCCGATCTGATCTTTGCCTATGGCGAAGAGCGCTACAGCCGCCGCATCGCCCGGGCCATCGTGGCGCGTCGCGAGGAGCGGCCCATCGAAACGGCGCAGGATCTGGCCAGCATCGTGCGTCGCGCGGTGCCACGCACGCGCGACAGCGAACGAATCGATCCGGCCACGCGCACGTTTCAAGCGTTGCGGATCGCCGTCAACGAAGAACTGAAATCACTCGAGATCGCCCTGCGCAGAATTCCCGATCGCCTGCGCGCGGGAGGCAAGTTCGTGGTCGTCAGCTTTCACTCGCTGGAGGATCGGCGCGTGAAAGAGGCCTTCCGCAACGACCCGCGGCTGGAGATCGATTCGCGCCGGGCGGCGCAGGCCACGGAAGAGGAAATTCGTCGCAACCCCCGCTCGCGCAGCGCAAAACTGCGTGCGGCGCGCAGACGTTAA